The Blattabacterium cuenoti genome includes the window ATCTATTTTTGTAACAGACATAAGTTTTTTTTCTAAAATCAATAATGTATACTCTGAATTTTTTCATGAAGGAAGTTATCCAGCTAGAGAAACTATACAAGTTTCTGCTCTTCCTAAAAATGCTAATATTGAAATATCTTTAATAGCATACAAGAATTAATTATGTTTATTTATAATTAATTGTGAAATATGTATTTTTAATTTCTACTATTATTTTTTTATTCTTAAACAGAACGTATTCTAATTCTGTTAATAAAGTAAGAAAAACAGTACAAATAATTCATGCTGATCTAATACAAAATAATGATCAGAACCAAGCTTTTGTTTTAATAGGGAACGTTCATCTAAAATATGATAAGTATCATCTTTTTTGCGATAAGGTTATATATAATAATGATAAATATTATGGATATGGAAATGTAAGATTAGAGTCAGGAAAAAATAAAATAATATCTCAAAATATAGTAGGAAATTTTTTTGATTTTCAATTGTCAGGGAAAGTTGTTCTATATCAAGGAAAAATCAAATTAACAGCGGAAATTATTCATTACAATTTTCAAAAAAAATTACTTCAAGCTATTAACGATGTTGTTTTGTTTTTTGATAAAATCAAATTAACTACTAATATATTAAAATATAATTTCATACTAAATCAAATTTCTTATAAAGAAAAAAGCATTATTCATTATGGAGATTATATTATATATAGTAAAGAAGGTTTTTTTGAAATTAATAAAAAAAAGATAGAGTTAAAACATGAAATTAAATTAATTAGCAATAATTATACTGTATATGCAAAGTCATTAGAATATTTATTAAAACAAGATCAAGTAAATTTTTATAACACTGCTATTGTAGTGCAAAATAAAAATATTAATAATTTTATTTATGCTAAAAAAGCACTATTCTCATTTCGGAAAAAAATATTTTTATTTAAAAATTATGTAAGTATTCATTATAATGATAAAATAATGAGAGGGGAATATTTATTTTTTGATCAGAAGAAAAAATATGGATTTATTAATAACCTTTTATTAGAAGATTCAAAAAAAAAATATTTTTTGATGAGTGAATATGGAAAATTTGATTTTGATTCTGGTTCTTTAATTTTAAAAAATAATCCAAAAATCGTAAAAATATTAAAAAATAATTCTGTTTTTATTTATTCAAATATTTTAAAAATAAATGTAAGAAAAAATCATACATATTCAATTCAAGCTTTTTCTGTAAAAAGCTTTTTTTTGAATGAATCTATTCAAGGAAAATGTGACTTTTTCAATTATGAATCTTCAAATGATTATGTTCAATTTAATGGAAACCCCATATTTTGGTTTCAGAACCGACAAATTACTGGTAAAATCATATATGTTCATTTTTTCAAAAATGAAAATAATAATTTTTTAAAAAATATAAAAATTGTTAAAAATGTTTTTTATGCAGAAAAAATAAACTCAAAAGAGTTTAATCAAATAGAAGGTGATATTATGACTGGATTTTTTAATAAAGAAAATTTTTTAGATAAAGTAATGATTCAAGGAAATATTAACAGTATTATTCATTTTAATAAAATAATTAATAAAATGTCTTGTGGTATTTTATCGATTGATTTAGATGAATCAAAAAAAATAAGAAAAATTTCTTGTTCAAAAGAAGTTCGTTCGGAATTAATTCCAATAAATAAAGAAACCCCTAATTTATCTGGTTTTTCTTGGAAAGAAAAAGATAAACAAAAAAATAATGAAAAACTTCTTGTCTATAAAGAAATAGACAAGTATAAAAAAGAAAACTTGTTAGAAAAAGAAGAAATTAAAACTATGATTAAATAGAATAAAATTCTTATGTATGAAAGAATTAGAAAAGGATTTTTTAAAATATCAAACTCAAATCAATCCATTCCCCATGAATATTATGGTAAATCATGCTGATGGGAGTTATATTTATGGAAAAAATGGTAAAAAATATTTAGATTTTGTATCAGGTGTTTCCGTAAATGTATTAGGACATGGAAATAAAAAAATAAAAGAAGCTATAAAAAAACAAGTAGATAAATACTTGCATACTATGGTATATGGAGAGTTTATACAAGACCCTTGTGTAAAGCTTTGTAAAAAAATATCAGAAAATATTCCATATCCACTTACTACTACTTTTTTAGTAAATTCTGGGACAGAAGCTGTAGAAGGAGCGTTAAAATTAGCGAAGTGTTATACAGGAAGAGAAGAAATTATATCTTGTAAATGGTCTTATCATGGAAGCACCCATGGTTCTATGAGTATAATGGGATATGAAAATTATAAAAGACCTTTTAGACCTTTGTTACCTTTAGTTAAATTTATCACATTTAATCAAATAGAAGAATTAATTAATTCTATTACAAATAAAACGGCTTGTGTCATTTTAGAAACTATTCAATGTTCTGCTGGAATTATTTTACCTGATAATTCTTTTTTAAAAGAAGTAAAAAAACAATGTAATGAAAAAAAAGCTTTAATGATACTTGATGAAATCCAAACTGGATTTGGAAGGACAGGAAAACTTTTTGCATTTGAACACTATGGAATTATTCCTGATATATTAATAATGGGGA containing:
- a CDS encoding OstA-like protein translates to MKYVFLISTIIFLFLNRTYSNSVNKVRKTVQIIHADLIQNNDQNQAFVLIGNVHLKYDKYHLFCDKVIYNNDKYYGYGNVRLESGKNKIISQNIVGNFFDFQLSGKVVLYQGKIKLTAEIIHYNFQKKLLQAINDVVLFFDKIKLTTNILKYNFILNQISYKEKSIIHYGDYIIYSKEGFFEINKKKIELKHEIKLISNNYTVYAKSLEYLLKQDQVNFYNTAIVVQNKNINNFIYAKKALFSFRKKIFLFKNYVSIHYNDKIMRGEYLFFDQKKKYGFINNLLLEDSKKKYFLMSEYGKFDFDSGSLILKNNPKIVKILKNNSVFIYSNILKINVRKNHTYSIQAFSVKSFFLNESIQGKCDFFNYESSNDYVQFNGNPIFWFQNRQITGKIIYVHFFKNENNNFLKNIKIVKNVFYAEKINSKEFNQIEGDIMTGFFNKENFLDKVMIQGNINSIIHFNKIINKMSCGILSIDLDESKKIRKISCSKEVRSELIPINKETPNLSGFSWKEKDKQKNNEKLLVYKEIDKYKKENLLEKEEIKTMIK
- a CDS encoding aspartate aminotransferase family protein, whose translation is MKELEKDFLKYQTQINPFPMNIMVNHADGSYIYGKNGKKYLDFVSGVSVNVLGHGNKKIKEAIKKQVDKYLHTMVYGEFIQDPCVKLCKKISENIPYPLTTTFLVNSGTEAVEGALKLAKCYTGREEIISCKWSYHGSTHGSMSIMGYENYKRPFRPLLPLVKFITFNQIEELINSITNKTACVILETIQCSAGIILPDNSFLKEVKKQCNEKKALMILDEIQTGFGRTGKLFAFEHYGIIPDILIMGKGMGGGMPISGFISSKKIMKTFSDIIPLGHLTTFGGNAVSASASLATLNQLIDSNIMEQVSVKEKWIKEYLVHNEIKNIRGKGLFLSIELKNKNTVEKVLKNCLRKGLILFRFLFHSNFLRISPPLTITKKEIQKGCSIIIESLNRL